One genomic segment of Paenibacillus xylanexedens includes these proteins:
- a CDS encoding immunity 17 family protein: MQDQPVLIALFAIAAGIFSLLGGINNWDWFMKSFRAGIFVKTIGRQGARVVYGILGVVMIAIGVLLLLIGKV; the protein is encoded by the coding sequence ATGCAAGATCAACCCGTTTTAATCGCCCTATTTGCAATAGCGGCAGGAATTTTTAGTTTGCTCGGTGGTATCAACAATTGGGACTGGTTTATGAAGAGTTTTAGAGCAGGGATTTTTGTAAAGACCATTGGACGGCAGGGCGCAAGAGTGGTATATGGTATTCTCGGTGTTGTCATGATTGCCATTGGTGTACTATTGTTGCTGATTGGTAAAGTGTAG
- a CDS encoding glycine betaine ABC transporter substrate-binding protein: MIPKIPLASWIESIVDWMSSSLSGLFNVISIVIQAVVGFFSGLFMLPHPLLFIAILGVLAFLVGRLPLTLFTVIGFLLVDNLGYWSQSMDTLGLVITSGLVSILLGVPVGIWLAYSKTAARIITPLLDFMQTMPAFVYLLPAVTFFSLGVVPGVIASVIFAIPPTIRLTHLGIRQVSGELVEAADAFGSTSMQKLFKVQLPLALPTVMSGINQTIMLSLSMVVIASMIGAQGIGAEVYRAVTQLQIGKGFEAGLAVVVLAIVLDRFTQNVFMPGRKKTSRITAKQKAWITAAATFLVLVAGFSQYFVGGTTSAGGNNSAANAVGQEVNYQIIGIDPGAGIMKSAAKAIEDYKLTDWTLIEGSGAAMTATLDKAIKNEDPIIITGWTPHWMFNKYDLKYLEDPEKSFGDAEEIHTIARKGLKEDHPVAFEFLSRFQWTSDEMGEMMTAIQDGTSAEEAAKAYAEKHADQIAEWTKGVTPVNGDAFKLSYVAWDSEIASTNLLKYVMENKLGYKVNALQVEAGPMWTGVASGDVDASPAAWLPLTHADYWERYKDQVDDLGANMTGVRTGLVVPKYMTEVNSIADLETGAASSTPSASANVGNEVNHQIIGIDPGAGIMKSTASAIEKYGLSDWKLVEGSGAAMTATLDKAVKNKEPVIVTGWTPHWMFNAYDLKYLEDPEGVYGEAEQIHTIARKGLKEDKPVAYEFLDRFSWTAEDMGEIMVAIQNGEDAQQAAAAYAEKHSDQVAEWTKGLTPVNGEPIKLSYVAWDSEIASTNLLEYVLKEKLGYNVTSLQVEIGPMWTGIANGDVDATPAAWLPLTSADYYNKYKDQIDDLGPNMDGAKTGLVVPAYMDINSIEDLKDN; this comes from the coding sequence ATGATTCCCAAAATACCACTAGCATCGTGGATTGAATCCATCGTTGACTGGATGAGCTCCTCGCTCTCCGGATTGTTTAATGTAATCTCTATTGTTATTCAGGCAGTAGTTGGATTTTTCTCCGGGCTGTTCATGCTGCCCCATCCACTCCTGTTCATTGCCATATTGGGTGTTCTTGCGTTCCTCGTAGGACGACTCCCACTGACACTATTTACGGTTATCGGGTTCTTGCTCGTAGATAACTTGGGATACTGGTCCCAATCGATGGACACACTCGGTCTGGTTATCACTTCAGGATTGGTTTCGATCCTGCTTGGTGTACCTGTCGGAATCTGGCTCGCATACAGTAAAACTGCGGCGCGGATCATTACACCGCTCCTTGACTTCATGCAGACGATGCCTGCATTTGTCTACTTGCTGCCTGCGGTCACATTCTTTAGTCTAGGTGTCGTTCCAGGTGTTATCGCTTCTGTTATATTTGCGATTCCGCCAACGATTCGTCTGACTCACCTGGGTATCAGACAGGTATCTGGCGAATTGGTTGAAGCAGCTGATGCATTCGGCTCAACTTCCATGCAAAAGTTGTTCAAAGTACAGCTTCCACTCGCTTTGCCTACCGTGATGTCCGGTATTAACCAGACCATCATGCTATCACTGTCCATGGTTGTTATTGCATCCATGATCGGTGCACAAGGTATTGGTGCGGAAGTCTATCGTGCTGTAACACAGCTTCAAATCGGTAAAGGTTTCGAAGCCGGTCTGGCCGTTGTTGTACTCGCGATTGTACTGGACCGTTTTACACAAAATGTATTTATGCCAGGTCGTAAAAAGACCTCACGCATTACAGCCAAGCAAAAAGCATGGATCACTGCTGCGGCAACATTCCTTGTGCTTGTAGCTGGTTTCTCACAATACTTCGTTGGTGGCACAACTTCGGCTGGTGGCAACAATTCAGCAGCCAATGCTGTAGGTCAAGAAGTGAACTATCAGATTATTGGTATCGATCCAGGGGCTGGTATTATGAAGTCTGCTGCAAAAGCGATCGAAGACTATAAATTAACTGACTGGACTCTGATTGAAGGCTCTGGTGCAGCCATGACGGCCACGCTAGACAAAGCGATCAAAAATGAAGATCCAATCATTATTACAGGTTGGACTCCACACTGGATGTTCAACAAATATGATCTAAAATATCTGGAAGACCCTGAGAAATCTTTCGGTGATGCTGAAGAAATTCATACCATCGCCCGTAAAGGTCTGAAAGAAGATCACCCTGTTGCGTTTGAATTCCTGTCCCGTTTCCAATGGACATCGGATGAAATGGGTGAAATGATGACTGCTATCCAGGATGGCACATCCGCAGAAGAAGCAGCTAAAGCTTATGCGGAGAAACATGCCGATCAGATTGCTGAGTGGACCAAAGGTGTGACTCCAGTGAACGGTGATGCATTCAAACTCAGCTATGTGGCTTGGGATTCCGAAATCGCAAGTACAAACTTGCTGAAATATGTGATGGAAAACAAATTGGGTTATAAAGTTAACGCTCTGCAAGTCGAAGCCGGACCAATGTGGACGGGTGTTGCCTCAGGCGACGTAGATGCCTCTCCAGCAGCTTGGCTGCCATTGACACACGCAGACTACTGGGAACGTTACAAAGACCAGGTGGATGATCTGGGGGCTAATATGACAGGTGTACGTACAGGCCTCGTGGTTCCTAAGTACATGACTGAAGTAAACTCGATTGCAGATCTGGAGACCGGTGCAGCTTCTTCCACTCCATCGGCAAGTGCTAATGTGGGAAATGAAGTGAATCATCAAATTATCGGTATCGATCCAGGTGCTGGAATTATGAAATCCACAGCAAGTGCCATTGAGAAATACGGTTTGTCTGACTGGAAACTGGTTGAAGGTTCAGGAGCCGCAATGACAGCTACGCTGGATAAAGCTGTTAAGAATAAGGAACCGGTTATCGTTACCGGTTGGACACCGCATTGGATGTTCAACGCATATGACCTGAAATACCTGGAGGATCCGGAAGGCGTCTACGGTGAAGCCGAACAGATTCATACCATTGCCCGTAAAGGGTTAAAGGAAGACAAACCTGTCGCTTATGAATTCCTGGATCGCTTCTCGTGGACAGCTGAAGATATGGGTGAAATTATGGTAGCTATTCAAAATGGAGAAGATGCTCAACAAGCTGCTGCAGCTTATGCAGAGAAGCATAGTGACCAAGTAGCTGAGTGGACTAAAGGTCTGACCCCGGTGAATGGTGAACCCATCAAACTAAGTTATGTGGCGTGGGACTCCGAAATTGCAAGTACCAACTTGCTGGAGTATGTTCTGAAGGAAAAACTCGGTTACAATGTGACTTCCCTTCAAGTTGAAATCGGTCCAATGTGGACCGGCATCGCCAACGGTGATGTAGATGCTACACCAGCCGCATGGTTACCACTTACTTCAGCAGATTATTACAACAAGTACAAGGATCAGATCGATGATCTGGGTCCGAATATGGACGGTGCCAAAACGGGCCTGGTTGTACCAGCCTATATGGACATCAACTCTATTGAAGATTTAAAAGATAATTAA
- a CDS encoding quaternary amine ABC transporter ATP-binding protein has product MTILEVKNVSKLFGPQTEQGLQLLEQGWGKEKLAKEKQITVGVNRVNMDIKEGEIFVIMGLSGSGKSTLVRMFNRLIEPTSGEILVHGKDLRKMNKEQLREVRRKTISMVFQKFALFPHRTVLDNVEYGLEIQKVDKEVRREKAKTSLELVGLKGWEDKMPDELSGGMQQRVGLARALANDPEVLLMDEAFSALDPLIRRDMQDELIELQDKMKKTIIFITHDLDEALRIGDRIALMKDGAVVQIGTPEEIMIQPANSYVARFVEDVDLSKVLTASHVMRRPETITLDRGPRVALELMRERGISNLFVIDRSIKLLGVITAEDATRAMRENKLLNDILITDGPTVSPETLIHELFEIVSSAHVPLAVVGENGRLQGVIVRGALLGALSGEVAVKEELANDSQNTTSIVD; this is encoded by the coding sequence ATGACCATACTTGAAGTGAAAAACGTAAGTAAATTGTTTGGCCCCCAAACCGAGCAAGGTCTGCAATTACTGGAGCAAGGTTGGGGTAAAGAAAAGTTGGCCAAAGAAAAACAGATAACGGTTGGTGTCAACCGGGTCAACATGGACATTAAAGAAGGCGAGATTTTCGTTATTATGGGACTGTCCGGGAGTGGTAAATCCACACTGGTTCGGATGTTCAATCGTCTGATTGAACCAACATCCGGAGAAATTCTGGTTCATGGTAAGGATCTACGCAAGATGAACAAAGAACAATTGCGCGAAGTGCGCCGGAAAACGATCAGCATGGTCTTCCAGAAGTTTGCGTTGTTCCCGCACCGTACCGTTCTTGATAATGTGGAGTATGGATTGGAAATACAAAAAGTAGATAAGGAAGTACGCCGGGAGAAGGCAAAAACCTCACTTGAGCTGGTTGGCCTTAAGGGCTGGGAAGACAAAATGCCAGATGAACTCAGTGGCGGGATGCAGCAACGTGTCGGCTTGGCGCGTGCACTTGCCAATGACCCGGAAGTACTGCTAATGGATGAAGCCTTCAGTGCACTTGATCCATTGATTCGCCGTGATATGCAAGATGAGTTGATCGAGCTTCAGGATAAAATGAAAAAGACCATTATTTTCATTACCCATGACTTGGACGAAGCGCTGCGCATCGGCGATCGTATTGCCCTCATGAAAGACGGCGCAGTTGTGCAGATCGGTACACCGGAAGAAATCATGATTCAACCGGCCAACTCATATGTGGCCCGCTTCGTCGAAGACGTGGATCTGTCCAAGGTCCTTACAGCATCTCACGTAATGCGTCGCCCTGAAACAATTACGCTTGATCGTGGTCCTCGTGTTGCCCTCGAATTAATGCGCGAACGTGGTATTTCCAACCTGTTTGTCATTGACCGTTCGATCAAACTGCTGGGTGTTATTACAGCTGAAGATGCAACTCGTGCTATGCGCGAAAACAAATTATTGAACGACATTCTGATCACGGACGGGCCGACGGTGTCGCCTGAGACCCTGATCCATGAATTGTTCGAGATTGTAAGTTCTGCCCATGTGCCGCTCGCTGTTGTTGGTGAGAATGGCCGTCTGCAAGGTGTTATCGTCCGCGGTGCCCTGCTGGGTGCACTTAGCGGTGAAGTTGCAGTAAAGGAGGAACTTGCGAATGATTCCCAAAATACCACTAGCATCGTGGATTGA
- a CDS encoding GbsR/MarR family transcriptional regulator, with protein sequence MGLDHLQEEQQATVLKIRKRVIEAIGRNMDLYGVTLSTGHLYGLLFFADKPMTLDDMGREMEMSKTSMSTGVRTLLDLKMVNKVWSKGSRKDLYEVEYDWHQTFTDYFAIKWRKAVESNLQILRKSIEELNRLVEGLDEQADAELIHILMEDKHKVLQAEAYYKWLDRLIDTMENEEIYKLVPKEEIKEHS encoded by the coding sequence ATGGGCTTGGACCATTTACAAGAGGAACAGCAGGCAACCGTGCTGAAGATTCGTAAGCGCGTCATTGAAGCCATTGGACGTAATATGGATCTTTACGGCGTTACGCTGTCGACGGGACACTTATATGGATTGCTATTTTTTGCAGACAAACCAATGACCCTTGACGATATGGGACGGGAAATGGAAATGAGCAAAACGAGTATGAGTACAGGTGTACGAACACTGCTGGATTTGAAAATGGTAAATAAAGTGTGGAGCAAGGGCTCCAGAAAAGACCTATATGAAGTGGAATACGACTGGCATCAGACGTTTACGGATTATTTTGCGATTAAATGGAGAAAAGCCGTGGAGAGTAACCTTCAGATTCTACGCAAATCAATTGAAGAACTGAATCGGTTAGTCGAAGGTCTGGATGAGCAGGCAGACGCTGAACTTATCCACATTCTGATGGAAGACAAACACAAAGTTTTGCAAGCGGAAGCATATTACAAATGGTTGGATCGGTTGATTGATACCATGGAAAATGAAGAGATATACAAGCTGGTTCCGAAGGAAGAGATTAAGGAACATTCATAA
- a CDS encoding helix-turn-helix domain-containing protein translates to MTEQFPFIAETSSLPLLSSMCRVRRGENFRVQGKTVSRPMLCLILQGDGVLVLNDTAYTAQAGSLFVLKPGTNIEAAARSNVTECILLSMDTVCLQQVRGEWKMTSSPAFPLDWQTGRLLVRHEQQAVLRLEQLYETYRGLQPDHFISIHSQLHELLQFLSENRLEANHEKVDPALERSIMYMRRYMSEGISMDQLAKIAGLTPSSYSRSFKKAKGMSPTDYLNRLRINEAKKQLTEESCILKDVAVSVGYGNEYYFSRKFKQTLGIAPSIYMKRDQLRVATASIMGFHENLASLGLRPVAVLEGEGVFDRETDEYEQERRLTRQFDQLRQAKPDLIIGDFYHKPYYDRLKSIAPTIILESTDDWKENHIRIAELVGREKHALLNFKELEFRKLEASLNLQPYFGQKRLALMEVTNQSIRLQGTGEHPLNHLLYAELGLQPAQLVSPESSRNEYVADSIPVLDTDYLLIHRASLQPASEKVFRRIKQTASWNRSPAVLYGNVHDISNWQRLCWTPAGRLQILNELEQIAQQSVVFPQAGLIGH, encoded by the coding sequence ATGACTGAACAGTTTCCCTTCATTGCTGAAACCTCATCTCTACCGCTCCTCTCCTCCATGTGCCGTGTGCGTCGTGGGGAGAATTTCCGTGTGCAAGGCAAGACGGTGTCACGGCCCATGCTCTGTCTTATTTTGCAAGGAGACGGTGTTCTGGTCCTGAATGATACAGCCTATACAGCGCAAGCGGGCAGCTTGTTCGTGTTGAAGCCAGGAACAAACATCGAGGCCGCTGCACGCTCGAATGTGACCGAATGTATATTGCTAAGCATGGATACGGTTTGTTTGCAGCAAGTGCGCGGTGAATGGAAAATGACCTCTTCACCCGCCTTCCCGCTGGATTGGCAGACAGGCAGGTTGCTGGTTCGTCATGAGCAGCAGGCTGTATTACGTTTGGAACAACTGTATGAAACCTATCGCGGTCTTCAACCGGATCACTTTATCAGCATACATAGCCAGCTACATGAGCTGTTGCAATTTCTCTCAGAGAACAGGCTGGAAGCCAATCATGAGAAAGTGGACCCTGCCTTGGAACGCAGTATTATGTATATGCGACGTTACATGAGTGAAGGAATCAGCATGGATCAGCTTGCCAAGATTGCTGGACTCACCCCCAGCTCTTATTCGCGCAGTTTCAAGAAGGCCAAAGGCATGTCACCGACCGATTACCTGAATCGTTTACGTATAAACGAAGCCAAAAAACAGCTGACAGAGGAATCCTGTATCCTCAAAGACGTCGCGGTATCTGTCGGGTATGGCAATGAGTATTATTTTAGCCGCAAATTCAAACAAACCTTGGGGATTGCTCCCAGCATATATATGAAAAGAGATCAACTTCGCGTAGCTACGGCATCCATTATGGGATTCCATGAGAACTTGGCCTCGCTTGGACTGCGCCCGGTAGCTGTGCTGGAAGGTGAAGGTGTGTTTGACCGAGAAACGGATGAATATGAACAAGAACGCCGATTAACCAGACAATTCGATCAACTTCGGCAGGCGAAGCCAGACTTGATCATCGGTGACTTTTACCACAAGCCCTACTATGATCGCCTGAAAAGTATTGCACCCACCATCATCTTGGAGTCCACTGATGACTGGAAAGAGAACCATATTCGCATAGCCGAACTGGTCGGACGTGAGAAGCACGCGTTGCTGAATTTCAAAGAACTTGAGTTTCGCAAGCTGGAAGCAAGCCTGAACCTGCAACCCTATTTCGGACAAAAACGGTTGGCTCTGATGGAGGTTACGAATCAGTCCATTCGCTTACAAGGGACTGGCGAGCATCCATTAAATCACTTGTTGTATGCTGAATTGGGACTTCAGCCTGCTCAGCTCGTATCTCCCGAAAGTTCCAGAAATGAGTATGTTGCGGATAGTATTCCCGTGCTGGATACGGATTACCTGTTGATCCATCGTGCTTCGCTTCAGCCTGCCAGTGAAAAGGTGTTCCGACGCATAAAACAAACGGCATCATGGAATCGATCCCCTGCTGTATTGTATGGTAACGTTCACGATATCTCGAACTGGCAACGGTTATGCTGGACCCCGGCTGGCCGGTTGCAGATTCTGAACGAACTGGAACAGATTGCTCAGCAGTCTGTAGTCTTTCCTCAGGCAGGTCTGATCGGACATTAG
- a CDS encoding Gfo/Idh/MocA family oxidoreductase, translating to MVLNMAIIGFGNAVVNYHLPYLDKKENIKVKTIYRREEDRVGDTERESLYPEITFTTNIEDILQNNEIELIVVATHVDSHVEYAKLALEHGKHVLVEKPFASTSAEAKDIFELANCKNLIAMANQNRRFDGDFLTLKKVIESGKLGNIVEIQSHYDYFHPQYTRSGFGLLHGLAVHTIDQLISIYGVADRIDYDVRSLIAPGESDDYIDIDFRYGRMKATIKCSLLVKIEHPKFIVHGDRGSFVKYSSGHQTKSGDGRTRVSIEAEPENNWGTISYVDDDGTSHTEKVPSEATDYGILYDQLLQAIRHNGDKPVKDEEVLYVLDILHDGIEAAKRAN from the coding sequence ATGGTATTGAATATGGCGATCATCGGATTTGGGAATGCAGTAGTGAATTATCATTTGCCTTATCTGGACAAAAAAGAAAACATCAAGGTGAAGACGATATACCGTCGCGAGGAAGATCGGGTTGGCGACACAGAGCGTGAATCACTTTATCCCGAGATTACTTTTACGACGAATATCGAAGACATATTGCAGAATAATGAGATTGAATTGATTGTTGTTGCCACCCATGTGGATAGCCATGTAGAGTACGCCAAGCTGGCATTGGAACACGGGAAACATGTGCTAGTGGAGAAACCTTTTGCCTCTACTTCTGCGGAAGCCAAAGATATCTTTGAACTAGCCAATTGTAAAAATCTCATCGCCATGGCGAATCAAAATCGCAGATTTGATGGTGACTTTCTGACATTGAAAAAAGTGATTGAGAGCGGCAAACTGGGAAATATTGTTGAAATCCAGTCCCACTATGATTATTTTCACCCACAGTACACCAGAAGTGGATTTGGATTGTTGCATGGCTTGGCCGTGCATACCATTGATCAGTTAATCTCCATATATGGCGTAGCTGACCGAATTGATTATGATGTTCGGAGTTTGATCGCGCCGGGTGAATCCGATGATTACATCGATATTGATTTTCGATATGGACGAATGAAGGCTACGATTAAGTGCAGTCTGCTCGTGAAGATCGAACATCCAAAATTTATTGTACACGGGGATCGAGGGAGCTTTGTCAAATATAGCAGTGGGCACCAAACGAAAAGTGGAGATGGACGAACCAGGGTATCCATTGAAGCTGAACCGGAGAATAACTGGGGTACGATTAGTTATGTGGACGACGATGGAACATCACATACGGAGAAAGTTCCTTCGGAAGCGACAGACTATGGCATTTTATATGATCAACTTCTTCAAGCCATTCGACATAACGGTGATAAACCGGTCAAGGATGAAGAGGTTTTATATGTATTGGATATTTTACATGACGGAATCGAAGCAGCGAAGAGAGCCAACTGA
- a CDS encoding Gfo/Idh/MocA family protein: protein MNIATIGTGSIVDAILSAINELEDVTCTAMYSRKRETAQELAGKYGVSTIYTDLESLFSDTNVDLIYIASPNSMHYEQAYQALQHGKHVVCEKPFTSTLQEAETLIALAKEKNLLLFEAISNIHLPNIKVVQEQLPKLGPIKLIQCNYSQYSRKYNDLLAGQTPNVFNPQFSGGALMDINIYNLHLVMNLFGSPNTVSYTANQHANGIDTSGVVVLKYPEFIAECVGAKDTNGMNFVLIQGEKGYLQVVGGANGCREIKLQIGNESAEAYNAQTKSNWLYYEWEAFRDIHASGDYKRCYELLEHSQSVMSVLMSARKDAGIVFAADHR, encoded by the coding sequence ATGAATATAGCAACGATTGGTACAGGGTCCATTGTGGATGCCATTTTATCTGCGATCAATGAACTGGAAGATGTCACGTGTACAGCGATGTACTCCCGGAAGAGAGAAACAGCACAGGAGCTTGCGGGTAAATATGGGGTAAGTACGATCTATACGGATCTGGAATCCCTATTTTCAGATACAAATGTAGATCTCATATATATTGCTTCACCAAACAGCATGCACTATGAACAGGCCTATCAGGCACTTCAACATGGCAAACATGTCGTCTGCGAAAAACCGTTCACGTCCACGCTTCAGGAAGCAGAAACGCTGATTGCACTTGCAAAAGAAAAAAATCTGTTGTTGTTTGAAGCCATCTCCAACATTCATCTGCCCAATATTAAAGTCGTACAGGAGCAACTACCAAAGCTTGGTCCGATCAAACTCATCCAGTGTAACTACAGTCAATACTCGCGCAAATACAATGATCTGCTTGCAGGGCAAACACCAAATGTATTTAATCCACAATTCTCTGGTGGCGCGCTGATGGATATCAATATTTATAATCTGCATCTGGTCATGAATCTGTTTGGCAGTCCGAATACCGTATCGTATACCGCGAACCAGCATGCAAACGGCATTGATACGTCAGGTGTAGTGGTTCTTAAGTATCCGGAGTTTATTGCGGAATGTGTAGGTGCCAAAGACACAAACGGCATGAACTTTGTGCTTATTCAGGGCGAGAAAGGTTATCTTCAGGTTGTGGGAGGAGCTAACGGTTGCCGGGAGATCAAGCTTCAGATCGGGAATGAGTCTGCAGAGGCATATAATGCGCAGACCAAATCCAATTGGCTGTACTATGAGTGGGAAGCGTTCAGGGACATTCATGCAAGTGGTGATTACAAACGGTGTTACGAACTGCTCGAACACAGCCAGTCTGTGATGAGTGTACTCATGAGTGCGCGCAAGGATGCCGGGATTGTATTTGCAGCGGATCATCGGTAA